From a single Micromonospora sp. WMMD1102 genomic region:
- a CDS encoding DoxX family protein, translated as MFVAYVTVTIVASVFTGIAAVTYLIGHEYPKAQADMKRIPRSWVPVLGLLLAAGSLGLLAGFAVPVLGTLAAAGLVLYFLGALVAHLRVGSRQLVGWAVFFSTVLAALAVNLGHHHL; from the coding sequence GTGTTCGTCGCGTACGTTACGGTCACCATCGTCGCCTCGGTCTTCACCGGCATCGCCGCCGTCACCTATCTGATCGGCCACGAGTATCCGAAGGCGCAGGCGGACATGAAGCGGATACCACGGTCCTGGGTGCCGGTGCTCGGCCTGCTGCTGGCGGCCGGCTCGCTGGGGCTGCTGGCCGGATTCGCCGTACCGGTCCTGGGCACGCTCGCCGCCGCCGGCCTCGTGCTGTACTTCCTCGGCGCGCTCGTCGCGCACCTGCGGGTGGGCTCCCGGCAGCTCGTGGGCTGGGCTGTCTTCTTCTCCACGGTGCTCGCCGCGCTGGCCGTCAACCTCGGCCACCACCACCTGTGA
- a CDS encoding helix-turn-helix domain-containing protein — protein MTSRLAADLFDPACPSSTLPFRIGDRWTGMLLLCLEHGPRRFGELRVPLRTVTPKVLADTLRAMRRDGLVTRTRYDENPPRVEYALTSLGRSLLPLIAAARAWSREHLPELLAARAFHLPDPPRAAARLPEHGRPRWRAGPGAVRRYR, from the coding sequence ATGACGTCGCGACTTGCCGCGGACTTGTTCGACCCGGCCTGCCCGTCGAGCACCCTGCCGTTCCGGATCGGTGACAGGTGGACCGGGATGCTGCTGCTCTGCCTGGAGCACGGGCCGCGCCGCTTCGGCGAGCTGCGGGTACCACTGCGCACCGTCACACCGAAGGTGCTGGCCGACACGTTGCGGGCGATGCGGCGCGACGGCCTGGTCACCCGCACCCGCTACGACGAGAACCCGCCGCGCGTCGAGTACGCGTTGACCTCGCTGGGCCGGAGCCTGCTGCCGTTGATCGCGGCGGCGCGGGCCTGGAGTCGGGAACACCTGCCGGAACTGCTGGCCGCCCGCGCGTTTCACCTGCCGGACCCGCCCCGAGCCGCGGCCCGGCTGCCGGAGCACGGACGGCCGCGTTGGCGAGCCGGTCCGGGTGCCGTTCGTCGATACCGCTAG
- a CDS encoding GNAT family N-acetyltransferase, producing the protein MRLAHAEEAGALSEHALRSKAHWGYDERFLDACRADLTLRPEEVDERRTVLAEASGQLVGFYTLDGVPPEGELGNLWIEPSWLHRGVGRRLWQHAVQTAREHGFRSISIGADPNAEGFYLTMGTVRVGETPSTAIPGRFLPRLRFRLSAT; encoded by the coding sequence ATGAGGCTGGCCCATGCCGAGGAGGCCGGCGCGCTGAGCGAGCACGCCCTCAGGTCCAAGGCGCACTGGGGCTACGACGAACGGTTCCTCGACGCCTGCCGGGCCGACCTGACGCTACGGCCGGAGGAGGTCGACGAACGGCGCACAGTGCTCGCCGAGGCATCCGGTCAGCTCGTCGGCTTCTACACGCTCGACGGCGTACCGCCCGAGGGCGAGCTCGGCAACCTCTGGATCGAGCCCTCCTGGCTGCATCGCGGCGTCGGCCGCAGGCTCTGGCAGCACGCCGTGCAGACCGCCCGGGAGCACGGCTTCCGGAGCATCTCGATCGGTGCGGACCCGAACGCCGAGGGTTTTTATCTCACCATGGGTACGGTACGCGTGGGCGAGACGCCGTCCACCGCCATCCCGGGCAGGTTCCTTCCGCGGTTGCGGTTCCGGCTTTCCGCCACCTGA
- a CDS encoding TOPRIM nucleotidyl transferase/hydrolase domain-containing protein, whose amino-acid sequence MDVARRRELARRALDGYVSGHGAPVRATARALAKFDSALARSGSALSSFDGAPADGGSTAVGADSALALLLVEGISDQIAVETAAVCRGLDLDAERVVVVPIGGAHAIGRFLTGLGPPPLRVRLAGLCDLAEAEIFRRGLRTAGVGAPDTEADLGRLGFQVCVDDLEDELIRAVGVEGVQALFDSQGDLGSFRSLQRQPAWRGRETGAQLRRFLGSGSRRKSRYARLLVEEAVARNALPRPLDALLRTVCPPH is encoded by the coding sequence GTGGATGTCGCCCGTCGCCGTGAGCTTGCCCGCCGGGCACTCGACGGTTATGTGAGCGGCCACGGTGCCCCGGTCCGCGCGACGGCCCGGGCCCTCGCCAAGTTCGACAGCGCCCTGGCGAGGTCCGGAAGTGCTTTGTCGAGCTTCGACGGCGCCCCGGCGGATGGCGGGAGCACGGCGGTCGGGGCCGACAGCGCCCTGGCTCTGCTGCTCGTCGAGGGGATCAGTGACCAGATCGCGGTGGAGACGGCTGCGGTCTGCCGTGGCCTTGACCTCGACGCGGAGCGGGTGGTGGTCGTGCCGATCGGTGGCGCGCACGCGATCGGCCGCTTCCTGACCGGGCTCGGTCCGCCGCCGCTGCGGGTACGGCTCGCCGGTCTCTGTGACCTGGCCGAGGCGGAGATTTTCCGCCGGGGACTGCGCACCGCCGGGGTCGGCGCGCCGGACACCGAGGCCGACCTGGGGCGACTCGGCTTCCAGGTCTGCGTCGACGACCTGGAGGACGAGTTGATCCGCGCGGTGGGCGTCGAAGGAGTCCAGGCGCTCTTCGACTCGCAGGGGGACCTCGGGTCGTTCCGCTCGTTGCAGCGTCAACCCGCCTGGCGCGGCCGGGAGACCGGTGCGCAGCTGCGCCGGTTCCTGGGCAGCGGCTCGCGCCGCAAGTCCCGCTATGCCAGGTTGCTGGTCGAGGAGGCGGTTGCCCGGAACGCCCTGCCACGGCCGCTGGACGCGCTGCTCCGCACCGTCTGCCCGCCGCACTGA
- a CDS encoding nuclear transport factor 2 family protein, which yields MTPRADLAGYLVRYPQEAGLGDEDPAVVLDRYHTPDYELVNDGVPLDRARLLAHIAPARRRATALRVEVEQALVDGDQVAARYRLIAELRKGGTITTEIYMFGELSIDGRLRRAVQATRTIPAR from the coding sequence ATGACACCCCGCGCCGATCTCGCCGGCTATCTGGTCCGCTATCCACAGGAGGCGGGGCTCGGCGACGAGGACCCGGCGGTCGTGCTGGACCGCTACCACACCCCGGACTACGAGCTGGTCAACGACGGCGTTCCGCTGGACCGGGCACGGCTGCTGGCGCACATCGCCCCGGCCCGACGACGGGCCACCGCGCTCCGGGTCGAGGTCGAGCAGGCGCTCGTGGACGGCGACCAGGTCGCCGCCCGTTACCGGCTCATCGCCGAACTGCGCAAGGGCGGCACGATCACCACCGAGATCTACATGTTCGGCGAGCTGTCCATCGACGGCCGGCTGCGCCGCGCCGTGCAGGCCACCCGGACGATCCCGGCCAGATAG
- a CDS encoding GNAT family N-acetyltransferase, giving the protein MPSPEITIATPADRTRVVSSLVAAFSRDSVLRYLFPDEDTYPQSAAAFFGHLFDRRVAKGTIWTIERGASTALWEPPPTGDHDSSDDDLAAALAPDALARVRGYARTLHAALPAAPFWYLGVLGTHPDSAGRGWGRAVMAAGLRRAAADGLPAVLETSNPVNVEVYRRAGWEVVRSVTEPLPTWIMQQQRPSG; this is encoded by the coding sequence GTGCCGTCTCCCGAGATCACCATCGCCACCCCGGCCGACCGTACCCGGGTGGTCAGCTCACTGGTCGCAGCCTTCTCCCGCGATTCCGTCCTGCGGTATCTCTTTCCCGACGAGGACACCTATCCCCAATCCGCCGCCGCCTTCTTCGGGCACCTCTTCGACAGGCGAGTCGCCAAGGGCACGATCTGGACGATCGAGCGTGGCGCCTCGACCGCCCTCTGGGAACCACCGCCCACCGGCGACCACGACTCCTCGGACGACGACCTCGCGGCCGCACTGGCCCCGGACGCGCTCGCCCGGGTCCGCGGATACGCCCGGACGTTGCACGCCGCGCTGCCGGCCGCCCCGTTCTGGTACCTCGGCGTCCTGGGCACCCATCCGGACAGCGCCGGACGCGGGTGGGGTCGGGCCGTGATGGCCGCCGGGCTGCGCCGGGCCGCCGCCGACGGGCTGCCCGCCGTGTTGGAGACCAGCAACCCGGTGAACGTCGAGGTCTACCGTCGCGCTGGATGGGAGGTCGTGCGGAGCGTGACCGAGCCGCTGCCCACCTGGATCATGCAGCAGCAGCGACCGAGCGGATGA
- a CDS encoding carbohydrate ABC transporter permease, protein MSSRLSPRTKVLLYGVLCVLAVPFVFPTWWMVTSSVKPVAEIFAFPPALLPGSVSFDGYRDAFGTQPFARQYFNSAYIALVVTVGTLAVSSLAGYAFARIRFRGQNALFLVVLLGLLIPSEVTIVPLFRMFNAAGLVDTHWPLILVPILGAPSVLATFIMRQFFLALPGELEEAARLDGLGRFATFWRIGLPLSRPALGAVSIFTFLHSWNLYLEPIVFLSTPEKFTLPQALTQFVDAYGGPMWNVQLSAASLTAIPVLVVFVIAQRQFIEGLAHTGLKG, encoded by the coding sequence ATGAGCAGTAGGCTCTCGCCGCGCACGAAGGTGCTCCTCTACGGCGTGCTCTGCGTGCTGGCCGTCCCGTTCGTCTTCCCGACCTGGTGGATGGTCACCTCGTCGGTCAAGCCGGTCGCGGAGATCTTCGCGTTTCCGCCCGCCCTGCTGCCCGGCTCGGTGAGCTTCGACGGCTACCGCGACGCGTTCGGCACGCAGCCCTTCGCCCGGCAGTATTTCAACTCGGCGTACATCGCGCTGGTGGTCACCGTCGGCACCCTGGCGGTCTCCTCGCTGGCCGGGTACGCCTTCGCCCGGATCCGCTTCCGGGGGCAGAACGCTCTCTTCCTGGTGGTGCTGCTCGGCCTGCTGATCCCGAGCGAGGTGACGATCGTCCCGCTCTTCCGGATGTTCAACGCGGCGGGTCTGGTCGACACCCACTGGCCGCTGATCCTGGTGCCGATCCTCGGCGCGCCGAGTGTGCTTGCCACCTTCATCATGCGGCAGTTCTTCCTGGCGCTGCCGGGTGAGCTGGAGGAGGCGGCCCGGCTGGACGGGCTGGGCCGGTTCGCGACCTTCTGGCGGATCGGGCTGCCGCTGTCCCGGCCGGCGCTGGGCGCGGTCTCCATCTTCACCTTCCTGCACAGCTGGAACCTCTATCTGGAGCCGATCGTCTTCCTCTCGACGCCGGAGAAGTTCACCCTGCCGCAGGCGCTGACCCAGTTCGTCGACGCGTACGGCGGTCCGATGTGGAACGTGCAGCTCTCGGCGGCGTCGCTGACCGCGATCCCGGTGCTGGTCGTCTTCGTCATCGCCCAACGCCAGTTCATCGAGGGGCTGGCCCACACCGGATTGAAGGGCTGA
- a CDS encoding NAD(P)H-binding protein: MSSIAIFGAGGRAGRAVSAEAGRRGHLVTAVVRDPDRYPDLAGAVAGDVTDPHAVASIVCGHDAVVHAVSPASGPEALAALDLDPEFFGRAADALLHGLARTGVPRLVVIGLFANLTDANGGLLLDDPAVLPRELRPFAVAHTAGLDRLRAARTTVDWLVLTRPPC; this comes from the coding sequence ATGAGCAGCATTGCGATCTTCGGGGCCGGCGGCCGGGCGGGTCGGGCGGTGAGCGCCGAGGCGGGCCGCCGTGGTCACCTCGTCACGGCGGTGGTCCGGGACCCGGACAGGTATCCCGACCTCGCCGGCGCGGTAGCCGGTGACGTCACCGACCCGCACGCGGTCGCCTCGATCGTGTGCGGGCACGACGCCGTCGTGCACGCGGTCAGTCCGGCGTCCGGTCCGGAAGCGCTGGCCGCCCTCGACCTCGATCCGGAGTTCTTCGGCCGGGCCGCCGACGCGCTGCTGCACGGCCTCGCCCGGACCGGCGTACCCCGGCTGGTGGTGATCGGGCTGTTCGCCAACCTGACGGACGCGAACGGCGGGCTCCTGCTCGACGATCCCGCCGTACTCCCCCGCGAGTTGCGGCCCTTCGCCGTCGCGCACACGGCCGGCCTGGACCGGCTCCGGGCCGCACGGACCACTGTGGACTGGCTGGTGCTCACCCGCCCGCCGTGCTGA
- a CDS encoding sugar ABC transporter permease: MFDTDRESVQLTQDRSADETPVGGGAPVVPPPTGRRPRRGIGWPARLEIALMTGPTLLVFLSFVILPVAMAAYYGFFSWQGYGPPTEFVGLRNYLLIFEDGTFVDALQHNAAVVVLSLVLQGPAAILLALLLNRKMRGQTLIRVLVFVPYVISEVVVGTGWSLMLHSEGAVNALLDDFGLGWLRNDWLSDPDKAIWTLMGILTWKYIGFAVILFLAGLQGIPDELTEAAAIDGASYWQIQRRITLPLLGPTIRIWAFLSMIGALQLFDLVYIIWGQYVASTAGTSTMATYMVANGRNAGEYGYGNAVAVVLFFVSLVAALVYQRFVLRRDTDGAITGGRS; the protein is encoded by the coding sequence ATGTTCGATACAGACCGCGAGAGCGTACAGCTCACGCAGGACCGGTCGGCGGACGAGACGCCGGTCGGGGGTGGCGCGCCCGTCGTGCCGCCCCCGACCGGGCGCCGTCCCCGCAGGGGCATCGGCTGGCCCGCCCGGCTGGAGATCGCCCTGATGACGGGGCCGACACTGCTCGTCTTCCTCTCCTTCGTCATCCTCCCCGTCGCCATGGCCGCCTACTACGGCTTCTTCAGCTGGCAGGGGTACGGTCCGCCCACCGAGTTCGTGGGCCTCCGCAACTACCTGCTCATCTTCGAGGACGGCACGTTCGTCGACGCCCTGCAACACAACGCGGCCGTCGTCGTGCTGTCGTTGGTGCTCCAGGGGCCGGCCGCCATCCTGCTCGCGCTGCTGCTGAACCGGAAGATGCGCGGGCAGACGCTCATCCGGGTACTCGTCTTCGTCCCCTACGTCATCTCCGAGGTGGTCGTCGGCACCGGCTGGAGCCTGATGCTGCACAGCGAGGGCGCCGTCAACGCCCTGCTCGACGACTTCGGACTGGGCTGGCTGCGCAACGACTGGCTCTCCGACCCGGACAAGGCGATCTGGACCCTGATGGGGATCCTCACCTGGAAGTACATCGGGTTCGCCGTGATCCTCTTTCTCGCCGGGTTGCAGGGCATCCCGGACGAACTGACCGAGGCGGCGGCGATCGACGGGGCGTCCTACTGGCAGATCCAGCGCCGGATCACGCTGCCGCTGCTCGGGCCGACGATCCGGATCTGGGCCTTCCTGTCGATGATCGGTGCCCTGCAACTGTTCGACCTGGTCTACATCATCTGGGGCCAGTACGTCGCTTCCACGGCCGGGACCTCGACGATGGCCACGTACATGGTGGCCAACGGACGAAACGCCGGGGAGTACGGCTACGGCAACGCGGTGGCCGTGGTCCTGTTCTTCGTCTCGCTCGTCGCGGCCCTGGTCTACCAGCGGTTCGTGCTGCGCCGTGACACCGATGGCGCGATCACCGGAGGGAGAAGCTGA
- a CDS encoding TetR/AcrR family transcriptional regulator, translating into MSEPTGARSRRRRSDADRSAAAVLAAAVEVLGRNPGAKVEQVAVAAGVTRQTVYAHYPSRPLLLGAVVARITDEAVAALDAADVDSGTATEALLRWLDATWRLLDRYPLLLDPAVTVADPAEDDRRHAPVVARLARLVRRGQASGEFDRTTSPAWLVSATVALGHAAGGEVAAGRATTAEAAAALCRSILRVYGVRQP; encoded by the coding sequence GTGTCAGAGCCGACCGGTGCCCGGTCCCGCCGACGGCGGTCCGACGCCGACCGCAGCGCCGCCGCCGTCCTCGCCGCCGCCGTCGAGGTGCTGGGCCGGAATCCGGGCGCGAAGGTGGAACAGGTCGCGGTCGCGGCCGGGGTCACCCGGCAGACCGTGTACGCCCACTACCCGTCCCGGCCACTGCTGCTCGGAGCGGTCGTCGCGCGCATCACCGACGAGGCCGTCGCCGCGCTCGACGCCGCCGACGTGGACAGCGGCACCGCCACCGAAGCCCTGCTGCGCTGGCTGGACGCCACCTGGCGGCTGCTCGACCGGTACCCGCTGCTGCTGGACCCGGCGGTGACCGTTGCCGACCCGGCGGAGGACGACCGCCGGCACGCCCCGGTCGTGGCGCGGCTGGCGCGGCTGGTCAGGCGTGGCCAAGCCAGCGGCGAGTTCGACCGCACCACGAGCCCGGCCTGGCTGGTCTCGGCGACCGTCGCGCTCGGACACGCCGCTGGCGGCGAGGTCGCCGCCGGGCGCGCGACCACGGCCGAGGCGGCGGCCGCGCTTTGCCGGAGCATCCTCCGGGTGTACGGCGTCCGTCAGCCCTGA
- a CDS encoding carbohydrate ABC transporter permease, whose protein sequence is MAATAVAPRRPTRTSRRPTRTRRRANWGNPSVYFVALLLVGTMLAPVVYIIVGGFRTNSEITVDPAGWPSPWQAGNYLDVLTGGVFWQQVVNSTIVAVLTTVGVVALGLMTSFILARYRFRGRGAMYSLFAAGLMFPLTVAITPLYILVRTLGLMNTLPGVILPQIGFAIPMTIIILVPFLRAIPNEIQEAASIDGCSRLGFFWRMVVPLALPGVVTVAILTFINSWNSYLLPLFILNREETFTLPLGVQAFASVYSVDTAKVLAFTSLSMLPALLFFSLFQRRIVGGLTGAVKG, encoded by the coding sequence ATGGCCGCGACCGCCGTGGCCCCGCGCAGGCCGACCCGAACCAGCCGCAGGCCGACCCGGACCCGCCGGCGGGCGAACTGGGGAAACCCGTCCGTGTACTTCGTCGCGCTGCTGCTCGTCGGGACGATGCTGGCGCCCGTCGTCTACATCATCGTCGGCGGCTTCCGGACGAACTCGGAGATCACCGTCGACCCGGCGGGCTGGCCGAGCCCGTGGCAGGCCGGCAACTACCTCGACGTGCTGACCGGCGGGGTGTTCTGGCAACAGGTGGTCAACTCCACGATCGTCGCCGTTCTCACCACCGTCGGCGTGGTCGCCCTCGGCCTGATGACGAGCTTCATCCTGGCCCGCTACCGGTTCCGGGGCCGGGGAGCGATGTACTCGCTCTTCGCCGCCGGCCTGATGTTCCCGCTCACCGTGGCGATCACCCCGCTTTACATCCTGGTCCGGACCCTCGGGCTGATGAACACGCTGCCCGGGGTGATCCTCCCGCAGATCGGGTTCGCCATCCCGATGACGATCATCATCCTGGTCCCGTTCCTGCGGGCCATCCCGAACGAGATCCAGGAGGCGGCGTCGATCGACGGATGCAGTCGGCTCGGCTTCTTCTGGCGGATGGTGGTGCCGCTGGCCCTGCCGGGGGTCGTCACCGTGGCCATCCTGACCTTCATCAACAGCTGGAACAGCTACCTGCTGCCGCTGTTCATCCTCAACCGGGAGGAGACCTTCACGCTGCCGCTCGGCGTGCAGGCCTTCGCGTCGGTGTACTCGGTCGACACGGCCAAGGTCCTGGCGTTCACCTCCCTGTCGATGCTCCCGGCGCTGCTGTTCTTCAGCCTGTTCCAGCGCCGGATCGTCGGCGGGCTGACCGGCGCCGTGAAGGGCTGA
- a CDS encoding class I SAM-dependent methyltransferase: MPDAIFAHPRLARLYDAFDAERDDLAGYLAIADELAAPRVLDVGCGTGSLAVLLARAGRTVVGVDPAEASLEVARSKDPDRLVTWIHGDATALPALAADLATMTGNVAQVFLGDDDWARALRGIRAALRPNGHLVFETRRPDRRAWEEWATETEPVTLDIPGSGEVERRFVVTDVSLPFVSFRYTYRFRADGAVLSSDSTLRFRTREEVESSLAADGFQVIDVREAPDRPGREFVFVARRSA; the protein is encoded by the coding sequence GTGCCCGATGCGATCTTCGCTCATCCGCGCCTCGCCCGCCTCTACGACGCCTTCGACGCCGAGCGCGACGACCTGGCCGGCTATCTGGCGATCGCCGACGAGTTGGCGGCCCCCCGGGTGCTCGACGTCGGCTGCGGCACCGGATCGCTGGCGGTACTACTCGCCCGCGCTGGACGTACGGTGGTGGGAGTCGATCCCGCCGAGGCGTCACTCGAGGTGGCACGGTCGAAGGACCCCGACCGGCTGGTCACCTGGATCCACGGTGACGCCACGGCGTTACCCGCGCTCGCCGCCGACCTGGCGACGATGACCGGGAACGTGGCACAGGTCTTCCTCGGCGACGACGACTGGGCCCGGGCTCTCCGGGGAATCCGTGCCGCGCTTCGACCGAACGGCCATCTGGTCTTCGAGACCAGGCGCCCCGACCGCCGTGCCTGGGAGGAGTGGGCCACCGAGACCGAGCCGGTCACCCTCGACATCCCCGGCAGCGGCGAGGTGGAACGGCGGTTCGTCGTCACCGACGTCAGCCTTCCGTTCGTCTCGTTCCGGTACACGTACCGGTTCCGGGCCGACGGCGCCGTGCTGAGCTCCGACTCGACTCTCCGGTTCCGGACCAGGGAGGAGGTCGAGTCGAGTCTGGCCGCCGACGGCTTCCAGGTCATCGACGTGCGCGAGGCCCCGGACCGGCCCGGCCGCGAATTCGTCTTCGTCGCCCGACGATCGGCCTGA